A genomic stretch from Pectinophora gossypiella chromosome 13, ilPecGoss1.1, whole genome shotgun sequence includes:
- the LOC126371696 gene encoding cationic amino acid transporter 2-like has protein sequence MAKNKCKVVRTILQRKQVFEPDQLESSELRRCLNRWDLTSLGLGSTLGVGIYVLMGSVALKVAGPSIVLSFVIAAVASLLAGLCYAEFGARVPRAGSAYTYTYVAVGECAAFAVGWNMLLEMLFGTASVARGLSMFIDSMAGGVMTDWFTSVAPVSVHFLSAYFDFFSFLIVLVFGVLLAVGTRESTMVNNAFTILNMIVILFIIAVGAFAADQNNWSIPETEVPEHFGGGGFFPYGVWGTLQGAALCFYGFVGFDAISSTGEEVKQPRQAIPQSILLTLGVALVLYMIVGTIVTMMVPYYLLDQVAAVATVFAQVDWNWAKWIVSIGAVFGILASLFGSLFPLPRLLYSMASDGLFHHWFAQINSSRKSPIIATVAPAIVIAILAGLMELNQLIMMVCIGTLLSYTIVASCVILLRYRPLTKSDVTPSYLTQALGCGGRIPSKVSSRVVTIALILFICVCITTAIVGTNVEEPAISVVVLHVIGLLLLAIMIFQPQCQADLPFKTPLVPVVPCLSIYVNIHLMILVNIQTWIRVLVWAAMGVPIYIICVCCYKRNKNNFEENLKNFSHVEQNGKPPVQIIVEAPTPPTIRKNSERGDESDDIVQNDLAAIKRSSVISKENEIIVQQAYIENNEEKEAKIIDLLDQVLQAEEDSYTEQISLKEEKSEENIMVPIEDTTESIPHRKSLSELSDAGSDASTGNQELSKYSVIAQVHREDLPKVSEEEEKADKESDHADNETDEEVTAFNDSETNSRTDESGYSDTLDKNGLIDSVEETREEAPYIPTPPPFDENFFNSPFLMKKSYSIPPRPMKQISLEEEVSKPRESVQSNASQDDGTMVFGSSRQMKFMNKLNDIFQTKIVNETEGEEQRKRSNSTGAVVDTSELTHHQNMMRERPSLFISRDMKKELLAMHTMPNLRPVNIDKEDKKDTNSNDEEETAEDASMSRQDLKSKLETIFAAGGPMLIKPRLMKSNPPTPEENYQTDTSSNESIAKMPKMEKNDTLKRQRDKFGDVLNSFRLSLNKEDAV, from the exons ATGGCGAAAAACAAGTGCAAGGTCGTGCGCACGATTCTGCAGAGGAAACAAGTTTTTGAGCCTGACCAGTTGGAGAGCTCCGAATTGAGAAG ATGTCTAAACCGCTGGGACCTGACCAGCCTAGGCCTGGGCAGCACGCTGGGCGTGGGCATCTACGTGTTGATGGGCTCAGTGGCATTGAAGGTGGCTGGGCCTTCCATCGTCTTGTCTTTCGTCATCGCTGCAGTGGCATCGTTGTTAGCAG GTCTCTGCTATGCGGAATTCGGCGCCCGAGTCCCGAGAGCGGGCTCGGCTTATACCTATACCTACGTGGCTGTCGGCGAGTGCGCAGCCTTCGCAGTGGGCTGGAACATGTTACTTGAGATGTTGTTCG GAACTGCGAGCGTGGCGCGAGGCCTCAGCATGTTCATCGACTCGATGGCCGGAGGGGTCATGACGGACTGGTTCACGTCTGTAGCCCCCGTCTCCGTACACTTCTTATCCGCCTATTTTGACTTCTTCTCATTCTTAATTGTTCTCGTCTTTGGAG TGCTGTTAGCCGTCGGTACGAGGGAGTCTACGATGGTAAATAATGCATTCACCATTTTGAATATGATTGTCATACTGTTCATAATAGCCGTTGGAGCGTTTGctg CGGATCAAAACAATTGGAGTATCCCGGAAACGGAAGTGCCAGAACACTTCGGAGGGGGAGGCTTCTTTCCATACGGAGTGTGGGGGACGTTGCAGGGCGCAGCCCTGTGCTTCTACGGATTTGTCGGCTTTGATGCCATCAGCAGCACCGGGGAAGAG GTGAAGCAGCCAAGGCAGGCTATACCCCAGTCGATTTTGTTGACTTTAGGCGTAGCTCTCGTCCTCTATATGATCGTCGGCACTATTGTTACGATGATGGTACCTTACTATCTACTG GACCAAGTGGCGGCTGTGGCAACTGTATTTGCGCAAGTCGATTGGAATTGGGCGAAATGGATCGTTTCGATTGGTGCTGTGTTTGGCATACTTGCTAG TCTCTTTGGCTCCTTGTTTCCACTACCTCGCCTATTATACTCGATGGCATCAGATGGACTGTTTCACCACTGGTTCGCTCAAATCAACTCTAGCAGAAAATCTCCCATCATTGCTACTGTGGCGCCTGCTATCGTCATTG caATACTCGCAGGGCTAATGGAGTTGAACCAGCTCATTATGATGGTGTGTATCGGGACACTACTCTCTTACACCATTGTTGCAAGTTGTGTCATATTACTGAG GTACCGTCCACTGACTAAATCTGACGTCACACCGAGCTACCTTACACAAGCGTTGGGATGTGGAGGTCGAATCCCTTCTAAGGTTTCTTCCAGAGTCGTTACCATCGCCTtgattttattta TCTGCGTATGCATCACGACAGCTATAGTGGGCACCAACGTCGAGGAACCCGCGATCTCTGTAGTGGTACTCCATGTCATAGGCCTTTTGTTATTGGCCATCATGATCTTTCAACCTCAGTGCCAAGCGGACTTGCCTTTCAAG ACGCCCTTAGTTCCAGTGGTTCCGTGCCTCAGTATCTATGTCAACATCCATTTGATGATTCTGGTCAACATTCAGACTTGGATACGAGTCCTCGTTTGGGCTGCAATGG GCGTGCCAATTTACATTATTTGCGTATGCTGCTACAAACGAAACAAGaacaattttgaagaaaatttgAAGAATTTCTCTCACGTGGAACAAAATGGCAAACCACCTGTTCAAATAATCGTGGAAGCTCCCACTCCTCCCACTATCAGGAAAAACAGCGAACGTGGTGACGAATCAGATGACATAGTCCAAAATGATCTCGCAGCTATCAAACGCTCATCCGTTATAAGTAAAGAAAACGAAATAATAGTTCAACAAGCTTACATAGAAAATAATGAGGAGAAAGAAGCTAAGATCATAGACCTTCTAGATCAAGTCTTGCAAGCCGAAGAAGATAGCTACACTGAACAAATAAGTTTGAAAGAAGAAAAGTCGGAAGAAAACATAATGGTGCCTATAGAAGATACTACGGAGTCCATTCCACACAGAAAGTCATTGAGTGAGTTATCAGACGCAGGATCAGACGCTTCGACGGGTAACCAAGAGTTATCCAAATACAGTGTCATTGCTCAAGTACATAGAGAAGATTTGCCAAAAGTAAGCGAAGAAGAGGAAAAAGCCGACAAAGAAAGTGATCATGCTGATAATGAAACTGACGAGGAAGTGACAGCTTTTAACGATAGCGAAACGAATTCACGGACAGATGAGTCTGGATACTCTGATACATTAGACAAAAATGGTTTGATTGATTCAGTAGAAGAAACTAGAGAAGAAGCTCCTTACATACCAACTCCACCGCCTTTCGACGAAAACTTTTTTAACAGTCCCTTTTTAATGAAAAAGTCATATTCTATACCTCCAAGGCCTATGAAGCAGATATCACTGGAAGAGGAAGTAAGTAAGCCAAGAGAAAGTGTTCAGTCGAATGCTTCTCAAGACGACGGTACTATGGTATTTGGTAGCAGCAGGCAGATGAAATTTATGAATAAGTTAAACGATATATTCCAAACTAAGATTGTTAATGAAACTGAAGGCGAAGAACAAAGGAAAAGGTCCAATTCAACTGGTGCTGTGGTAGATACTTCAGAGTTAACCCATCATCAAAATATGATGCGTGAAAGACCTTCACTGTTCATATCAAGAGATATGAAGAAGGAGCTCTTGGCGATGCATACGATGCCTAATTTACGACCTGTTAACATCGATAAAGAAGATAAGAAAGATACTAACAGCAATGATGAAGAGGAAACTGCAGAGGACGCCAGTATGAGTAGACAAGATCTAAAGTCCAAGTTAGAAACAATATTTGCAGCTGGAGGACCTATGTTGATAAAACCGAGGCTCATGAAATCAAACCCTCCCACACCTGAGGAGAATTATCAAACGGACACGTCTAGTAATGAAAGTATAGCGAAAATGCCTAAAATGGAAAAGAATGATACACTGAAAAGACAAAGAGATAAATTTGGAGACGTGTTAAACTCTTTCCGGTTAAGTTTGAACAAGGAGGACGCAGTGTGA